The segment gaaggAATGTTATCAAAGAGTTGAGGAAACCATCATTGATCTCGCTGGTCCTTAGATGATTGATGATCAAAAACTGAAGCTCGGATAGCACTAAAAGAATTCGAAGGATTTGGTCTGAATCAAATTGGTAAAATGGACAAGGTTGGTTTTGAATTTagtagaaaaaaagtaaaaaaatatttaaaaaaaaggccTAGTTCACTCGAAATACAGAGTAAACATTAAAGTCCAATGAAGTAAAACCAGAAAGATGCCGAGTTTTGCACGGTTGGTTTTGAAAAGAGTTGATTCCTATCCTACGaccttttttaaactgttttaacTCTGTTCAGATTTAATATTTATGCCTGTACGTTTCAAACACCCGTTTATGACAAGTAGTTGGATACTGGTGGTGTATGGCTCTCCTACAAcaaaattgttgttgttggaatagtttatagaggctttggctccaacggagttctttcgcctctagtcctacaacaaaacatttcatAATCGCTTGCGCTCTTTTCATACACAAGTTTAAAAAATTCGGAGTCGCGGATGGTCGCAGCTAATTTCAACGACAAAACGTAGGAAAAAAGTTTATCTTTCGTATGATATACGACCCACGACTGAGGTCGAGTCGAATCATTCAAAAAATCACtctttaaaatgaaaaaaaattgaaagtgATATTTAGTGTTCAATCATTTATGAACtttaaaaaccttttttttttgcaaaatattcagatgtaacataaaattatgacaaaaaacctttccGACGGCACATTGATTATCAAAACCTGACCATCATTtactaaaatatgatggtttCTATTTggtcgaaaaatagctcaaatttcgaacaaaaaaaagcacgaaGCTTGTACTTTGATGGCCTATATCTCAGTAAGTTTAAGcagaaaatgtgaaatattttggatTTAACTGAGTTAAAATATCTATTTTAAGATATGATGTATGATGATGTTATCCTGCGATAAAGTAGGTTTATCGATTTTTATACAGGCGTTTGACCAATGTACACTGGAATGCTCTAGATTTTCACGACTAGACTTttaagcacacaaaaaaatacaactttCAAGAAGCAATTGAGCCAAATATTTATCGAATCGGCACGAAACCGAGTTTGAGAATAGAGTATAGGCCTCTGTTTAGCGACTTGAACAGTTGAATTGCTCAGCGGAAACATGATACAAATAGCTATTGGGACCAATCTCTTCAAACAGTAACTTTGTATCAGTGGGTGTGAGAAGtacttgttttaaaattaaataaaacattataaaTCAGACTCTTACCATCAGAAGGTGACTCAGGATGTCTTTCTCGTCCGAGAACGGGTTGAGCGAAGTGCGATACATAAAGGCCTCGTACGCAATCTGCTTCGGTTGctccttctttttctccaCCGGCTGCGGTATGTCGTCGAACTCGCCGTCGAGCAGATCGTCCACCTCCGGCGGCGGTGGCTCCAAATACAGAAACTGGTGGATGTAGTAGAGCGTGCTGGCGTCCACCTCATGCTCCATGCGCGCGAGAAACTCCTTCTTGTCTGAAGAAAAGGACATGGTGGATGTGTTACAAGCAGTGTGTGCGGGAGATGCGAAATGCGTCCTGCGGTCCCTTACCTGCGTCGCGGAACTGCTTCTGCATCTGCCGGAGCGTGGCGACCAGCTGCTCGAGCGCGGCCGCCACCATGGTGGCACGATCCGGCCCGACCTCCCGCACCTTCTCGCTGAGGACCATGTGGTAACGTCTCATGTACAGGATGTCCGCCAGCAGCCGGGCGACCGTGCGCATCAGCGACCGCTTCGGCTCGCCCGACTCGTACGCGGCATCGTCGCCGTCGTTCGGCTCGTCGGTCGCCCAGCACCGGGGACAGATTGTACCGTACAGGCGTATCAGCTCGTACAGTGCCGGCCGGTTGTTCTTCTGGAACGATTCCGCCAAACCCTTCGCCAGGAACTGGCGCATGAACTCGACCGGCGTGAACAGGCCGCACGCAAACAGCCGGCTAGCAAAGACGCTGAACGCCGGCTGGCGGCACAGCTCGAACTCGTCCGTCAGCAGGGCGGCCAGGTGCGGGCGCATGTACCGCTTGGCGATTGTTTTGTGCTGCGCAATGATCGCGACCACCGCCTCCGCCAGCCGCTCCTGCGAGGTGCCCGTCCCGCCCGCGTACAGCGCCCGTACCAGCTGGTCGAAGAACTTGCCCGGCGACTGGaacagcagctgctgcacgtTCGGCAcggtctgctgctgctccgccaGCCGGTTCACCAGCTGCACGATGGACGGCACCAGGTCGGGCCGCTCGTACCGGCTAAAGTCCGGCCCGAACGTGTCGAGCGTGTAGCAGAGCAGCCGCTCGAACTCGGACGCGGGCAGCCCGTCCACCGCACGCAGGATGAGCTCCCGCAGCTTGACCCGCTCGTCCGTCAGCTCGTcccgctcctcctcctcatcctcctcgtcctccagcTCGTCCCCAACCGGTTCGCGCACATCGTACTCGATCATCGTGCGCACGTGCGCCCcgttgagcaggcggcagtgCTGCTCGATCGTGTCGAGACACTCGGCGACGTCGAGGACGCGCCCACCGCGCGACAGGAACTCGCCCAAATAAACCAGCCGGTCCTCGTCCGTGCCGGCAGCGTCGATGCGCGCCATCAGCGCACCCAGCGTCAGGTCGGTCGCCTTTTCCGCGAGCGTTTTCGGCCGCAGCGCGAACTGCGTCAGGTGGCGCAGGATGCTATGGCGGAAGTGTTTGTGCGACTTGAGGTCCTCGCACAGCCGGTACGCCGACTCGCCGATCACCTGCTGCAGCGTGACCGTCTCGTCCCCCTCGCCGAACAGGTCGATCTCGGCCCAGTAGCAGAACCGCTCGAGCGTCACGTGCATGATGCAGAACTCGAGCGAGTTCAGCAGACAGTGGTTGATCTTGAGCAGGGTCGCGTCCGACGCGGGCGAGTACTCGGCCGGGGA is part of the Anopheles gambiae chromosome X, idAnoGambNW_F1_1, whole genome shotgun sequence genome and harbors:
- the LOC1272299 gene encoding uncharacterized protein LOC1272299; translation: MGDLLALLNEINSTETDMEFCEDFNRLQLILNNTNQFVRSFDRIVFHSGNEPYIIEVVARLLKYLRVQNYLNEENKVNAQYEPELRRITMYLLLNTDVSFRYDLEQDARVNHLLNSLPQLTKCLLMNCIWGLDLDRFFYEMLRYAPTWFSMQFIDQATASLDYGRPYEVLERVESMVVSIYFAICRTDVDLREVNRARHVDQQRTLGKLYDYVVEMLRFFNQPDVTKFGRWSKLRKHRYFGFVVKHMFSMTMACMERYYRRPAIPVDPAMSVYQLMDDRHVHKPSPAEYSPASDATLLKINHCLLNSLEFCIMHVTLERFCYWAEIDLFGEGDETVTLQQVIGESAYRLCEDLKSHKHFRHSILRHLTQFALRPKTLAEKATDLTLGALMARIDAAGTDEDRLVYLGEFLSRGGRVLDVAECLDTIEQHCRLLNGAHVRTMIEYDVREPVGDELEDEEDEEEERDELTDERVKLRELILRAVDGLPASEFERLLCYTLDTFGPDFSRYERPDLVPSIVQLVNRLAEQQQTVPNVQQLLFQSPGKFFDQLVRALYAGGTGTSQERLAEAVVAIIAQHKTIAKRYMRPHLAALLTDEFELCRQPAFSVFASRLFACGLFTPVEFMRQFLAKGLAESFQKNNRPALYELIRLYGTICPRCWATDEPNDGDDAAYESGEPKRSLMRTVARLLADILYMRRYHMVLSEKVREVGPDRATMVAAALEQLVATLRQMQKQFRDADKKEFLARMEHEVDASTLYYIHQFLYLEPPPPEVDDLLDGEFDDIPQPVEKKKEQPKQIAYEAFMYRTSLNPFSDEKDILSHLLMVFPRCILPEVLALARDKRVGTYIPAMADLGLTHILKGSRHGGLIRHCASNFIACLLQVLLPAQVKRGRGIDEACQNAIRIVLQHLSTLEPCHDRDQVRAALSADLAELYRYVRTVAPSVDLLDQLKACLTDGCCEQEERNDGEEQQQQQEEEKMEQEAKEVEETEGGTEDMDTSEKKEQNP